From Pirellulales bacterium, one genomic window encodes:
- a CDS encoding alpha-1,4-glucan--maltose-1-phosphate maltosyltransferase, whose protein sequence is MHVDDGRRRVVIAQVEPEIDGGRYAIKRTTGEQVVVEAAAFADGHELVRAVLRYRHEAEDDWHEVVMEALGQDRWLGAFNVTQIGRYYYTLEAWVDRYDTWCRDMRKRIEADQDVSVELLIGAQLVCEGADRAAGADAARLEEAAAALSAERGSTARTLAAFDPALVELMRKYPDRSRQTTYDRELAVVVDRPKARFSAWYEMFPRSCADGPGRHGTLADCARRLPYVASMGFDVLYLPPIHPIGTSFRKGKNNVERAGPGDTGSPWAIGGKEGGHKAIHPELGTFDDFHTLVEQARALGIEVALDVALQCSPDHPYVKEHPEWFRLRPDGTIQYAENPPKKYQDIYPIDFETEHWRELWDELKSIFTFWVGHGVHIFRVDNPHTKPFAFWQWVIDEVKREHPDVIFLSEAFTRPQVMYELAKVGFTQSYTYFTWRNTSYELTKYFTELTQTKVREFFRPNLWPNTPDILPEYLQTGGRPAFMARLVLAATLGANYGIYGPAFELCEGRPREPGSEEYLNSEKYQIVPWDITRGDSLAEFIGRVNAIRRENPALEGDANLEFHESTNEQLLCYSKQSGSNLVVVVVNLDPYHRHSGWISVPVARLGIEANRPYQVHDLLGDGRYLWHGQRNYVELDPQVVPAHIFRVRRWVRTEHEFEYFL, encoded by the coding sequence ATGCACGTCGATGATGGACGCAGAAGAGTGGTGATCGCCCAAGTCGAGCCGGAAATCGACGGCGGTCGCTATGCGATCAAACGGACGACCGGCGAGCAGGTGGTGGTCGAAGCAGCCGCCTTTGCCGACGGCCATGAGCTCGTGCGCGCCGTGCTCCGCTACCGTCACGAAGCGGAAGACGACTGGCACGAAGTCGTCATGGAGGCCCTGGGCCAAGACCGCTGGCTGGGGGCGTTCAACGTCACCCAAATCGGCCGTTACTACTACACGCTGGAAGCCTGGGTAGACCGCTATGACACTTGGTGCCGCGACATGCGCAAGCGCATCGAGGCTGACCAGGATGTGTCCGTCGAGCTGTTGATCGGTGCCCAATTAGTGTGCGAGGGCGCGGACCGTGCCGCCGGCGCGGATGCCGCCCGGCTCGAAGAAGCCGCCGCCGCGCTTTCGGCCGAGCGCGGCTCAACCGCGCGCACCTTGGCGGCCTTCGATCCGGCACTCGTCGAGCTGATGCGGAAATATCCCGACCGGTCGCGGCAAACGACTTACGACCGCGAGTTGGCCGTGGTGGTCGATCGGCCCAAGGCCCGCTTTAGCGCCTGGTATGAGATGTTTCCGCGGTCTTGCGCGGACGGGCCGGGCCGCCACGGCACGCTGGCCGATTGCGCGCGGCGGCTGCCTTATGTGGCCTCGATGGGCTTCGACGTGCTCTATTTGCCGCCCATCCATCCCATCGGCACCTCGTTTCGCAAAGGAAAGAACAACGTTGAGCGGGCCGGGCCGGGCGACACCGGCAGCCCCTGGGCCATCGGCGGCAAAGAAGGCGGACACAAGGCGATTCACCCCGAACTGGGCACGTTCGACGATTTTCACACGTTGGTCGAGCAGGCCCGGGCGCTGGGCATCGAGGTGGCGCTCGACGTGGCCCTGCAATGCTCGCCCGACCATCCCTACGTGAAAGAGCACCCCGAGTGGTTCCGGCTGCGGCCGGACGGCACGATTCAGTATGCCGAGAACCCTCCCAAAAAATATCAAGACATCTATCCGATCGACTTCGAGACCGAACACTGGCGCGAGTTGTGGGACGAGTTGAAGAGCATCTTTACGTTCTGGGTCGGGCACGGCGTCCACATTTTTCGCGTCGACAATCCGCACACCAAGCCGTTCGCCTTCTGGCAGTGGGTGATCGACGAGGTGAAACGCGAGCATCCCGACGTGATCTTTCTGTCGGAGGCGTTCACGCGGCCGCAGGTGATGTATGAACTGGCGAAGGTGGGCTTTACGCAGTCATACACCTATTTCACCTGGCGCAACACCAGCTATGAGCTGACGAAATACTTCACCGAGCTGACGCAGACGAAGGTGCGAGAATTCTTTCGCCCGAACCTCTGGCCGAACACCCCGGATATTCTGCCGGAGTATCTGCAGACCGGCGGGCGGCCGGCGTTCATGGCACGGCTGGTGCTGGCGGCGACGTTGGGCGCCAACTACGGCATTTACGGCCCGGCCTTCGAGTTGTGCGAGGGCCGGCCCCGCGAGCCGGGCAGCGAAGAGTACCTGAACTCCGAAAAATATCAGATTGTTCCCTGGGACATCACGCGCGGCGACAGCCTGGCGGAGTTCATCGGCCGCGTAAATGCCATCCGCCGCGAGAACCCCGCGCTGGAGGGCGACGCCAACTTGGAGTTTCACGAGTCGACCAACGAGCAGCTCCTCTGTTACAGCAAGCAGTCGGGCTCGAACCTGGTCGTGGTGGTGGTGAATCTCGATCCCTATCACCGGCATTCGGGTTGGATCAGCGTGCCCGTCGCGAGACTGGGCATCGAAGCGAATCGGCCGTATCAGGTACACGACTTGCTCGGTGATGGTCGTTACCTATGGCACGGCCAGCGAAACTACGTGGAGCTCGATCCGCAAGTCGTGCCCGCACACATATTTAGGGTAAGGCGTTGGGTGAGGACGGAGCATGAGTTTGAATACTTTCTGTAG
- a CDS encoding outer membrane beta-barrel protein, with translation MSGPQSKACWVSWLACALMPTLATAADYPPPGLMRPNSSPATQFADSPDLSNEPAVAEAAPSFEGQIAPQQQWLDAPADPCQPACPCAPAPLVEGPPPDASPLRRFIWNHAPEGVVPYWGPRTPDYRKDFGFGRPLPPGNGWRSQPFSISGFAGATNGGPLIRNHVDELPSAYAGANFGWDYDHFWGIEKRLGFGALNLTNGLHQRLPQTGLSVTGEYRVMFYPLGDTRWRPFLTTGIGWSDFYFYDDFHHRHINTLLSFPFGVGLKYHWSDHWALRIDLMDELTLSSAQTSTFNYVALTAGLEFRYGKRLLNMPWHRK, from the coding sequence TTGTCTGGACCACAGTCGAAAGCCTGTTGGGTCTCGTGGCTGGCTTGCGCGCTGATGCCGACGTTGGCAACGGCGGCCGACTACCCTCCGCCTGGTCTGATGCGGCCGAACTCGTCTCCCGCCACCCAGTTCGCCGACAGCCCCGATCTTTCCAACGAGCCGGCGGTCGCGGAAGCGGCGCCGTCGTTTGAAGGCCAGATCGCGCCGCAGCAGCAGTGGCTCGACGCGCCCGCCGATCCTTGCCAGCCTGCGTGCCCTTGCGCGCCTGCCCCGCTTGTGGAAGGCCCGCCTCCCGACGCCAGCCCCCTACGGCGATTCATCTGGAATCACGCACCGGAAGGAGTCGTGCCTTACTGGGGACCGCGCACGCCCGATTATCGCAAGGACTTTGGCTTCGGTCGCCCCTTGCCGCCCGGAAACGGTTGGCGGTCGCAGCCTTTCTCCATCAGCGGTTTTGCGGGTGCCACGAACGGCGGGCCGCTGATCCGCAACCACGTCGATGAGTTGCCCAGCGCCTACGCGGGGGCCAATTTCGGCTGGGACTATGACCATTTCTGGGGCATTGAAAAACGGCTCGGCTTTGGCGCCCTGAACCTGACCAACGGACTGCACCAGCGACTGCCGCAAACCGGCCTGAGCGTGACCGGCGAGTACCGCGTGATGTTCTATCCCTTGGGCGACACGCGCTGGCGGCCTTTTCTCACCACCGGCATCGGCTGGAGCGACTTCTATTTCTACGACGACTTTCATCACCGGCACATCAACACGCTGTTGAGCTTTCCCTTCGGCGTGGGCCTGAAATACCACTGGAGCGACCACTGGGCCTTGCGGATCGACCTGATGGATGAACTGACGCTGAGCAGCGCCCAGACTTCGACGTTCAATTATGTGGCTCTCACGGCCGGACTCGAATTCCGCTACGGCAAGCGGCTGTTGAACATGCCTTGGCACCGCAAGTAG
- the glgB gene encoding 1,4-alpha-glucan branching protein GlgB, with the protein MAVIQADKPKVSPFSLLSEDDLYLFNEGTHARLYEKLGAHPTTLDGTAGTAFAVWAPNARRITVEAYGRGSYALRSRGSSGIWEGFVPQIGPGTVYKYRVESNYADYVVDKADPFAFYGEVPPKTASIVQPLDYDWRDHDWMTSRYRRNALDAPISIYEVHLGSWRRKPDGTWLGYRELATQLIEHVERCGFTHVEFLPVMEHPFYGSWGYQCTSYFAPTARYGSPQDFMYLIDELHRHGIGVILDWVPSHFPTDGHALSYFDGTHLFEHADPRLGFHPDWKSFIFNYGRNEVRSFLTSSAVFWLDKYHVDALRVDAIASMLYLDYSRKAGEWIPNEHGGNENLAAISFLRQMNQQVYGACPDVQTIAEESTAWPMVSRPLYVGGLGFGMKWDMGWMHDTLHYMAKDPVYRKFEHKALTFRAMYQYSENFVLSLSHDEVVYGKGSIWNKMAGDEWQKFANLRLLYGYMFTLPGKKLLFMGSEFAERREWNHEGQLDWGLLDDRRNQGVVNWLADLNRVYRQEPALYEKDVQAGGFEWIDCCDTENSILNYLRRGKTDQTGIVVACNFTPVPRHNYRLGVPTSGHWREVLNSDAEYYGGSGMGNAGGADAVPIAVHGRSHSLNVTMPPLAVLVWKRAT; encoded by the coding sequence ATGGCCGTAATTCAAGCAGATAAACCAAAAGTCAGCCCTTTCAGCTTGCTGAGCGAAGACGACCTCTACCTGTTCAACGAGGGAACGCACGCCCGGCTATACGAAAAGCTGGGCGCGCATCCCACCACGCTCGACGGCACGGCCGGCACGGCGTTCGCCGTCTGGGCGCCGAATGCCCGCCGCATCACGGTTGAAGCCTATGGCCGCGGAAGCTACGCGTTGCGGTCGCGCGGCAGTTCGGGCATCTGGGAGGGCTTCGTGCCCCAGATCGGGCCCGGCACGGTTTATAAGTATCGCGTCGAATCGAACTATGCGGACTACGTCGTCGACAAAGCCGATCCGTTTGCCTTCTATGGCGAGGTGCCGCCGAAGACCGCCTCGATCGTGCAACCGCTCGATTACGACTGGCGCGATCACGATTGGATGACTTCTCGCTATCGCCGCAATGCGCTGGACGCCCCGATCTCGATCTACGAAGTGCATCTCGGTTCGTGGCGGCGCAAGCCCGACGGCACGTGGCTGGGCTATCGCGAGCTGGCCACGCAGTTGATCGAGCACGTCGAACGCTGCGGCTTCACGCACGTGGAGTTCTTGCCGGTGATGGAGCATCCGTTCTATGGGTCATGGGGCTATCAGTGTACGTCGTACTTCGCGCCCACGGCCCGCTATGGTTCGCCGCAGGACTTCATGTACCTGATCGACGAGCTGCACCGGCACGGCATCGGCGTGATTCTCGACTGGGTTCCCTCTCACTTTCCCACCGATGGGCACGCTTTGTCGTACTTCGACGGCACGCACCTCTTTGAGCACGCCGACCCGCGGCTCGGTTTCCATCCCGACTGGAAGAGCTTCATCTTCAACTACGGCCGCAACGAGGTGCGGAGCTTTCTGACTTCGAGCGCCGTCTTTTGGCTCGACAAGTATCACGTCGATGCCCTGCGGGTCGACGCCATCGCTTCGATGCTCTATCTCGACTACTCGCGAAAGGCCGGCGAATGGATTCCCAACGAGCACGGCGGCAACGAGAACCTGGCGGCCATCAGCTTTCTGCGGCAGATGAACCAGCAGGTGTACGGGGCCTGTCCCGACGTGCAGACGATCGCCGAGGAATCGACCGCCTGGCCGATGGTCTCGCGGCCGCTGTACGTGGGCGGACTGGGCTTTGGCATGAAGTGGGACATGGGCTGGATGCACGACACACTGCACTACATGGCCAAAGATCCGGTTTATCGCAAGTTCGAGCACAAAGCGTTGACGTTCCGGGCGATGTATCAGTATTCAGAGAACTTCGTGCTGTCGCTCTCGCACGACGAGGTCGTTTACGGCAAGGGGTCGATCTGGAACAAGATGGCGGGCGACGAATGGCAGAAGTTCGCCAATCTGCGGCTGTTGTACGGCTACATGTTCACCTTGCCCGGCAAGAAGCTGCTGTTCATGGGCAGCGAGTTCGCCGAGCGGCGTGAATGGAACCACGAGGGGCAGCTCGATTGGGGTCTGCTCGACGACCGGCGCAACCAGGGCGTGGTCAACTGGCTGGCCGACCTGAATCGCGTTTACCGGCAAGAGCCGGCGCTGTACGAGAAAGACGTACAGGCCGGCGGTTTTGAGTGGATCGATTGCTGCGATACGGAGAACAGCATCCTCAACTATCTGCGTCGGGGCAAGACCGACCAGACAGGCATCGTGGTGGCGTGCAACTTTACGCCGGTGCCGCGGCACAACTATCGGCTAGGCGTGCCGACCAGTGGCCACTGGCGCGAAGTGCTCAACAGCGACGCCGAGTATTACGGCGGCAGCGGCATGGGCAACGCCGGCGGCGCCGATGCGGTTCCGATCGCGGTCCACGGCCGCTCGCATTCGCTGAACGTCACCATGCCGCCGCTGGCGGTGTTGGTCTGGAAAAGAGCAACGTAG
- a CDS encoding transglutaminase family protein, giving the protein MRSLSSGPPLGLCWIAAALATVATFGPRGLADDADNSLPVSVEKLFETVRPSVVVIKFAGRDGTRDGLGTGFIVGRDGLIATNLHVIGEARPISVETADGQRHEVTAIEASDRAADLALVRIDARDLPALELGDSDTLKQGQPVVAVGNPHGLNHSVVTGVVSGQREIDGRQMIQLAIPIEPGNSGGPLIDLEGRVYGLLTMKSQVTANLGFAVPVNRLKPLIEKPNPVPMDRWLAIRAPDPKQWAPLFGGHWRQKAGKLLVDGAGQGFGGRTLCLAQQAVPESPYELAVWVRLDDEAGAAGLVFASDGGHRHFGFYPSAGKLRLTQFDGPDVTTWHVLDERASPDYLPGDWNRLKVRVDREKVLCYVNGRLLIESTQAQPNPGRAGLAKFRDTRAEFKGFELAKEIVSPQIDAALAAKVESLLGSLPAKGEIDADAIERLAPEGELAVVALRERAKLLDQQAARLRQLAAAVAEQRVLAELRKELDQDEGQVDLLHAALLIAKLDNDDVDVAAYRQQFERLADELKSRLPADSDDDARLKTLDEFLFTHHGFHGSRGDYYNRRNSYIHEVLDDREGLPITLSLLYTELARRLGLDVAGVGLPGHFVVAWQPAEGERQLIDVFDRGQRLTREQAQSRVLATTGQPLDDEQLKPVEKRAWLVRILRNLQSLAGRGRDLPALLRYLDAILTILPDSADDRMYRAFYRYQNGQGRLALDDVDWLLSHEPPGIELERVAELRDAILRRAE; this is encoded by the coding sequence ATGCGTTCACTTTCGAGTGGCCCGCCGTTGGGCCTTTGTTGGATTGCCGCCGCGTTGGCAACCGTCGCCACCTTCGGCCCACGCGGTTTGGCTGACGATGCCGACAACTCCCTGCCGGTCTCGGTGGAAAAGCTCTTCGAAACCGTGCGGCCGTCGGTGGTGGTGATCAAGTTCGCCGGACGCGACGGCACACGCGACGGGCTGGGAACCGGATTCATCGTGGGCCGCGACGGGCTCATCGCCACCAACCTGCACGTGATCGGCGAGGCCAGGCCGATTTCGGTCGAGACCGCCGACGGCCAGCGTCACGAAGTCACGGCCATCGAAGCCTCCGACCGCGCCGCCGACCTGGCCTTGGTCCGCATCGACGCTCGCGACCTGCCCGCTCTGGAACTGGGCGATTCCGATACCCTCAAGCAAGGCCAGCCGGTCGTGGCCGTCGGCAACCCGCACGGGCTGAACCACAGCGTCGTGACCGGGGTCGTTTCCGGGCAACGCGAGATCGACGGCCGGCAGATGATTCAGCTCGCCATACCGATCGAGCCGGGCAACAGCGGCGGCCCGCTCATCGACCTCGAAGGGCGAGTCTACGGCCTGCTGACCATGAAATCGCAGGTCACGGCCAACCTCGGTTTCGCCGTGCCCGTCAATCGCCTGAAGCCGCTGATCGAGAAGCCCAATCCGGTTCCGATGGACCGCTGGCTGGCCATTCGCGCACCCGACCCCAAGCAATGGGCGCCGCTGTTCGGCGGCCACTGGCGTCAGAAGGCCGGAAAGCTGCTGGTCGACGGCGCCGGTCAAGGCTTCGGCGGCCGCACGCTCTGCCTGGCGCAACAAGCGGTGCCGGAGTCGCCTTACGAGTTGGCCGTGTGGGTGCGGCTCGACGACGAAGCCGGCGCGGCGGGTCTGGTTTTCGCCAGCGACGGCGGCCACCGCCACTTCGGGTTCTATCCCAGCGCCGGCAAACTGCGGCTGACGCAGTTCGACGGCCCCGACGTCACCACCTGGCACGTGCTCGATGAACGTGCCAGCCCCGACTATTTGCCCGGCGATTGGAACCGGCTCAAAGTGCGCGTCGATCGCGAGAAGGTGCTGTGCTACGTCAACGGGCGGCTGCTGATCGAATCGACGCAGGCCCAGCCGAACCCCGGGCGTGCCGGCCTGGCCAAGTTCCGCGATACGCGGGCCGAATTCAAAGGCTTCGAATTGGCCAAAGAAATCGTGTCGCCGCAAATCGACGCGGCGCTGGCCGCGAAGGTTGAGAGCTTATTGGGCAGCTTGCCGGCCAAGGGCGAAATCGATGCCGACGCCATCGAGCGACTGGCGCCCGAGGGCGAGCTGGCCGTCGTCGCGCTGCGCGAACGGGCCAAGCTGCTCGACCAACAAGCGGCCAGGCTGCGCCAACTCGCGGCGGCCGTGGCCGAGCAACGCGTGCTGGCCGAACTCCGCAAGGAACTGGACCAGGACGAGGGCCAGGTCGATCTGTTGCACGCCGCTCTGCTGATCGCCAAGCTCGACAACGACGATGTCGACGTGGCGGCTTACCGCCAGCAGTTCGAGCGGCTCGCCGACGAGCTGAAATCGCGCTTGCCCGCCGACTCCGATGACGACGCACGGCTCAAGACGCTCGACGAGTTTCTCTTTACGCACCACGGTTTTCACGGCAGCCGAGGCGACTACTACAATCGCCGCAACAGTTACATCCATGAAGTGCTGGACGACCGAGAGGGGCTGCCGATCACGCTTTCGCTGCTGTATACGGAGCTGGCCCGGCGGCTGGGCCTGGATGTGGCAGGGGTGGGGCTGCCGGGCCATTTTGTGGTCGCCTGGCAACCGGCGGAAGGGGAACGACAATTGATCGATGTGTTCGACCGCGGCCAACGTCTGACTCGCGAGCAGGCGCAATCGCGGGTGTTGGCCACGACCGGCCAGCCGCTCGACGACGAGCAGCTCAAGCCGGTCGAAAAGCGGGCCTGGCTGGTGCGGATCCTGCGGAACTTGCAGTCGCTCGCCGGCCGGGGCCGCGACCTGCCCGCGCTGTTGCGATACCTGGATGCCATTTTGACCATCTTGCCCGACTCGGCCGACGACCGCATGTATCGCGCCTTTTACCGCTATCAGAACGGCCAGGGGCGGCTGGCGCTGGACGACGTCGATTGGCTGCTTTCCCACGAGCCGCCGGGTATCGAGCTGGAGCGCGTGGCCGAGCTGCGCGACGCGATTCTCCGCCGCGCGGAGTAA
- the treS gene encoding maltose alpha-D-glucosyltransferase — MHNGKNGHVAALPADPLWFKDAIIYELHVRAFCDGNGDGIGDFVGLTDKLDYLQDLGVTALWLLPFYPSPLRDDGYDIADYTDINPIYGTLRDFKTFMREAHDRGLRVITELVMNHTSDAHYWFQRSRRARPGSSWREFYVWSDTPAKYQDARIIFQDFEHSNWSWDHEAQAYYWHRFYSHQPDLNYDSPRVRRAVFQVMDRWLEMGVDGLRLDAIPYLFEREGTNCENLPETHALLRELRKHIQDKFADRMLLAEANQWPEDAISYFGAGDECHTAFHFPLMPRLFMATQMEDRFPIVDIMQQTPSIPANCQWALFLRNHDELTLEMVTDEERDYMYRVYAHDRQARINLGIRRRLAPLLGNNRRKIELMNGLLFSLPGTPVIYYGDEIGMGDNIYLGDRNGVRTPMQWSPDRNSGFSRANAQQLYLPPIIDAEYHFQSVNVETQRLNSESLWWWTKRLIGLRQRHPVFGRGSLEFLFPDNPKVLAFVRADDREQVLVVANLSRYAQCAAIDLGRFEGQMPTEMFGRTAFPHITKEPYFLTLSPHAFYWFAIEPKPVGGNGAVVVPAAEMPSLRVEGAWTNAFEKGRTKTRLEAILRDAIRLRRWFGAKARIIQSLQIVDTIVMEHEDEAGPTVIAILRVDYVIGETETYVWPMAFAPSQAAAELQSKVPQAPICRLQIAGEAEPGLLYDALWRNEFTSGLLEAMRRRRRFKGRAGELAGHGSKLLRRSIGISRHNGEDVGGRDGDITTSRRDADSTTSRRDADTTSTLPAATVLKGEQSNSSLAYGDQFVFKLFRHAQRGVNPDLEVGRFLTEEAKFDHIPPVAGWMEYRAGREEPLVVGMLSGFVPNQGTAWQHALEVLARYFEQAAVEPMEITDSDDLQAGQSLVDLAQREISRTATERLGVFRHSAELLGQRTAELHKALAGETTLPEFAAEPFTQHYQRSLYQSMRNLTAQTLALLRRRLSVLGEAVQADARAVLEHDRDLDRCLHAILSRRIRALRTRTHGDYHLGQVLYTGNDFMIIDFEGEPARSLNERRMKRSPVRDVAGMIRSFHYAAYTAYFQHIEQFPETRESLRSAARHWYLWASARFLSKYLEIAGQASFLPSSLDELKLLLNALLLEKSVYELNYELNNRPDWVEVPLLGITELLEASQCAA, encoded by the coding sequence ATGCACAACGGTAAAAACGGTCACGTGGCGGCGCTGCCGGCCGATCCGCTCTGGTTCAAGGACGCTATCATCTACGAGCTGCACGTGCGCGCGTTTTGCGACGGCAACGGCGACGGCATCGGCGATTTTGTCGGCCTGACCGACAAACTTGATTACCTCCAGGATCTCGGCGTGACCGCCCTCTGGCTGCTGCCGTTTTATCCTTCCCCGTTGCGCGACGACGGCTACGACATCGCCGATTACACCGACATCAATCCCATCTACGGCACCCTGCGCGACTTCAAGACGTTCATGCGCGAAGCGCACGATCGCGGCCTGCGGGTGATCACCGAGTTGGTCATGAACCACACGTCGGACGCGCACTATTGGTTCCAGCGTTCGCGGCGGGCGCGGCCGGGCAGTTCCTGGCGAGAGTTTTACGTCTGGAGCGACACGCCCGCCAAATACCAGGACGCGCGAATCATCTTCCAGGATTTCGAGCACTCCAACTGGTCGTGGGACCACGAAGCCCAGGCCTATTACTGGCACCGCTTCTACAGCCATCAGCCCGACCTGAACTACGACAGTCCACGCGTCCGCCGGGCCGTGTTTCAAGTCATGGACCGCTGGCTGGAGATGGGCGTCGACGGCCTGCGGCTCGACGCCATTCCCTATCTGTTCGAGCGCGAGGGGACGAACTGCGAGAACCTGCCCGAAACGCACGCCCTGCTGCGCGAGCTGCGCAAGCACATTCAAGACAAATTCGCCGACCGCATGTTGCTGGCCGAAGCCAATCAGTGGCCGGAAGACGCCATTTCCTATTTCGGCGCCGGCGACGAGTGCCACACGGCGTTTCATTTTCCGCTCATGCCGCGGCTGTTCATGGCCACGCAGATGGAAGACCGCTTTCCGATCGTCGACATCATGCAGCAGACGCCGTCGATCCCGGCCAACTGCCAGTGGGCTCTCTTTCTGCGAAACCACGACGAGCTGACGCTGGAGATGGTCACCGACGAAGAGCGCGACTATATGTATCGCGTCTACGCCCACGACCGGCAGGCGCGCATCAACCTCGGCATCCGCCGTCGGCTGGCGCCGCTGCTGGGGAACAACCGCCGCAAGATCGAGTTGATGAACGGGCTGTTGTTTTCGTTGCCCGGCACGCCGGTGATCTATTACGGCGACGAGATCGGCATGGGCGACAATATCTATCTGGGCGACCGCAACGGCGTGCGCACGCCGATGCAGTGGAGCCCCGACCGCAACTCCGGCTTTTCGCGGGCCAACGCGCAGCAGCTTTACCTGCCGCCGATCATCGACGCGGAATACCACTTTCAGAGCGTCAACGTGGAGACGCAGCGGCTCAACTCGGAGTCGCTGTGGTGGTGGACGAAGCGGTTGATCGGCCTGCGGCAGCGGCACCCGGTGTTCGGCCGCGGGTCGCTGGAGTTTCTCTTTCCCGACAATCCCAAGGTGCTGGCCTTCGTGCGGGCCGACGACCGCGAGCAGGTGTTGGTGGTGGCCAACCTGTCGCGTTACGCGCAGTGCGCGGCCATCGACCTGGGGCGTTTCGAGGGGCAGATGCCGACGGAGATGTTCGGCCGCACGGCCTTTCCGCACATCACCAAGGAGCCGTATTTCCTGACGCTTTCGCCGCACGCCTTTTACTGGTTCGCCATCGAGCCCAAGCCGGTCGGCGGCAACGGCGCGGTGGTCGTGCCGGCGGCCGAGATGCCCAGCCTGCGAGTCGAAGGAGCATGGACGAACGCCTTCGAGAAAGGCCGGACCAAGACACGCTTGGAAGCGATCTTGCGCGACGCCATCCGCTTGCGGCGCTGGTTCGGTGCCAAGGCGCGGATTATCCAGTCGCTGCAGATTGTCGACACGATCGTCATGGAACATGAGGACGAGGCCGGACCGACCGTAATCGCCATCCTGCGGGTGGATTACGTGATCGGTGAAACGGAAACCTACGTTTGGCCGATGGCCTTTGCCCCTTCGCAGGCGGCCGCCGAGCTGCAGAGCAAAGTTCCCCAGGCGCCGATCTGCCGGCTGCAGATCGCCGGTGAGGCCGAGCCGGGGCTGCTCTACGACGCGCTCTGGCGGAACGAATTCACCAGCGGGCTGCTGGAAGCGATGCGGCGGCGGCGGCGGTTCAAGGGCCGCGCGGGTGAATTGGCCGGCCACGGCAGCAAGCTTCTGCGGCGGAGCATCGGCATCAGCCGGCACAACGGCGAGGATGTGGGTGGGCGGGACGGCGACATTACAACCAGCCGGCGGGACGCCGATAGCACAACCAGCCGGCGGGACGCCGACACCACAAGCACGCTGCCGGCGGCCACGGTGCTCAAAGGCGAACAGAGCAACAGCTCGCTGGCCTACGGCGACCAGTTCGTGTTCAAGCTGTTTCGCCATGCGCAACGCGGCGTCAACCCCGACTTGGAAGTCGGACGGTTTCTCACGGAGGAGGCCAAATTCGACCACATACCGCCGGTGGCCGGCTGGATGGAGTATCGCGCCGGCCGCGAAGAACCGCTGGTGGTGGGCATGCTCAGCGGCTTTGTGCCGAACCAGGGAACGGCGTGGCAACATGCGCTGGAAGTTTTGGCGCGGTACTTCGAACAGGCGGCCGTCGAACCGATGGAGATTACCGACAGCGACGACCTGCAAGCCGGTCAATCGTTGGTCGATCTGGCACAGCGCGAAATCTCGCGCACGGCGACCGAGCGACTGGGCGTCTTCCGCCACTCGGCCGAATTGCTCGGCCAGCGCACGGCCGAGCTGCACAAGGCGCTGGCCGGCGAAACGACCTTGCCGGAGTTTGCGGCCGAGCCCTTCACGCAGCACTATCAGCGTTCGCTCTATCAGTCGATGCGAAACCTGACGGCGCAAACGCTGGCGCTGTTGCGGCGGCGGCTGAGCGTGCTGGGCGAGGCGGTGCAGGCCGACGCCAGGGCGGTGCTGGAACACGATCGCGATCTCGACCGCTGCCTGCACGCCATCCTCAGCCGGCGCATTCGCGCCCTGCGGACCCGCACGCACGGCGATTACCACTTGGGGCAGGTGCTGTACACGGGCAACGACTTCATGATCATCGACTTCGAGGGCGAGCCTGCCCGGTCGCTCAACGAGCGGCGGATGAAGCGTTCGCCGGTGCGCGACGTGGCCGGCATGATCCGTTCGTTCCACTACGCCGCCTACACGGCGTATTTTCAGCACATCGAGCAATTTCCTGAAACACGTGAGTCGTTGCGGTCGGCGGCCCGACATTGGTATCTGTGGGCCAGCGCGCGATTTTTGAGCAAGTATCTGGAAATCGCCGGTCAGGCGTCGTTTTTGCCCTCATCCCTCGATGAGTTGAAGCTGCTCTTGAACGCGCTGCTGCTGGAAAAATCGGTCTATGAGTTGAACTACGAATTGAACAACCGTCCCGATTGGGTCGAGGTGCCGCTGCTGGGAATTACTGAGTTGTTGGAGGCGAGCCAGTGTGCGGCGTAG